A region of the Fodinicurvata sediminis DSM 21159 genome:
CCAAACCGCCTAGCGTGCCCTTGTGACAGGGTCGGCCCGGTGGGCGCAGACCCGTGCCATGGCAGAGGGGACAGCGGCGCGTGAATACCTTTCTCGATACCCTGAAACGACTGGGGCCAGCCCGTCTGGCCGTGCTGGGCGGCGTTGCCGCGGCCCTGCTGGCCTTCTTCATCTACCTGATCGGCCGGATGTCCCAGCCGGACATGGAGTTGCTTTACAGCGACCTTCAGTCCCAGGACAGCAGCCAGATCGTCAGCGAGCTGGACGCCCAAAACATTCCCTATCAGCTGAGCGCCGACGGCAGCAGCATCAGCGTCCCCGCCAGCGAGGTAGCGCGCATGCGCCTGGCCATGGCCGAACAGGGCCTGCCGAACGGCGGCAACATGGGCTATGAGATCTTCGACGAGGGCGAAAGCCTGGGCACCAGCAACTTCGTGCAGAACATCAATCATGTGCGCGCGCTGGAAGGCGAACTGGCACGGACCATTCAGTCCATCGGCAAGGTGAAGAGCGCACGCGTTCATCTGGTCCTGCCCCAGCGCGAGCTGTTCAGCCGCGACCGCAACGAGGCAAAGGCCTCCATCGTTCTGGCGCTGGAGGGCAATGGCTGGCTGGGCAAGGAGCAGGTGCGCTCGATCCAGCAACTGGTCGCCTCGTCCATTCCGCGCATGGATCCCGGCAGTGTCTCGGTCATCGACAGCCAGGGGAACCTGCTGGCCAGCACCAGCGATGACGCAGGCGCCGGCGGTCTGTCCGGCAGTGCCGAGGAGCGCCGGCTGTCCATGGAAAACCGCCTTGCCCAATCGGTCCAGCAGCTGCTGGAACGTTCGGTGGGCATCGGCAACGTGCGTGTCGAGGTCTCGGCAGACATAAACTATGACCGCATCACCGAGAACTCGGAAATCTATGATCCCGACGGACAGGTCGTGCGCTCGACCCAGGTGGTCGAGGAAATGATGCAGGACAACGAGGGCGGCCAGGACGAAGTGACGGTCGGCAACAACCTGCCGGATGCCGACCTGGGCGGCGAAGCCGCTGACGGCGCCAGCAGCATGTCCAACCGGACCGAGGAAACCACCAACTACGAGATCAGCCGCACCACGCGTACCCACGTCCAGGAAGGCGGCGACGTGGAGCGCCTGTCGGTCGCTGTCCTGGTCAATGATGTACAGACGACCAATGCCGAGGGCGAAACGGTCAGCGAACCGCGCAGCCAGGAGGAACTGGACCGACTGGCGGCGCTGGCCCGCTCGGCCGTAGGCTTCAACCCGGAACGCGGCGACAGTTTCGAGATCGCCAGCATGCAATTTGCCGATGTCATGCCGTCCGGCGGCGTGGAAAGCGACAGCCTGCTGGGCATGGAACGCGGCCAGCTGATGAAGATCGCCGAGGTTCTGGTGCTGGGCGTGATCGCGGTCCTGGTCCTGTTGCTGATCGTTCGCCCCCTCGTCATGCGCCTACTGACGCCAGAGGGCGGCAGCAGCGGCATGCAGGGCACACCGGCCCTGGCCGGCGGGCAGCAGCACGCCGCGCTGACCGGCCCCAATCTGCAGGACCCGAACCTGCTGGCCTCTCCCCAGGGCGAGAACTACGGCAACCTGCCGGTGCCGGGACAGCAGTCGTCCGAGGAAGAAGACGAGATGATGCTGAACATGAGCCAGGTGGAGGGTCAGATCAAAGCCTCGACCATCCGCAAGGTCAGCGACCTGGTGGACAAGCATCCCCAGGAGACCCTGGGCATCATTCGCAACTGGGTCTACCAGGAACGCTGAGGGAATAGGACTTAACTGATGGCACGGCGTATTCGTGAAGACTTCTCCACGCTCAGCGGCGCTGAAAAAGCGGCCCTGTTGCTTATCGCCCTGGGTGAAGACCATGCGACCAAGGTCTTTTCCCTGATGGAGGACGAAGAGATACGGGAGATTTCCCAGACCATGGCCAACCTGGGCACGGTCAGCGCGCCCGTGGTCGAGAAGGTCTTCTCTGAGTTCACGGGACAGCTCTCGGGTTCAAGCACGCTGGTCGGCAACTACGAGAGCACCGAACGCCTGCTCATGAAGATCATGGACAAGGAAAAGGTCGACGCGATCATGGAGGATATCCGTGGTCCGGCCGGCCGCACAATGTGGGACAAGCTGGGCAACGTGAATGAGCAGGTCCTGGCCAATTATCTTAAGAACGAATATCCGCAGACCGTCGCCGTGGTGATGTCCAAGGTGAAGCCCGAGCAGGCCGCGCGCGTGCTGGCCAACCTGCCCGAGCCCTTCTCGATGGAAGTCGTCATGCGCATGCTGCGCATGGAGGCGGTGCAGAAGGAAGTGCTGGAGGATGTGGAGAAAACGCTGCGCAACGAGTTCATGACCAACCTGGCGCGCGCAAGCAAACGGGACTCTCACGAGATGATGGCGGAGATCTTCAACTGCCTGGACCGCAACATGGAAACCCGCTTCCTGTCGTCCCTGGAGGAGCGCAACCGTGAGTCGGCCGAAAAGATCCGCTCGCTGATGTTCACCTTCGAGGATCTGGTGAAGCTGGACTCCGGTGGCATCCAGACCCTGCTGCGCTCCATCGAGAAGGATCGCCTGGCCACGGCCCTGAAGGGCGGTTCGGAAAGCGTGCGCAACCTGTTCTTCGAGAACATGTCCGAACGCGCCGCCAAGATCATGCGCGAGGACATGCAGGCCATGGGGCCGGTCCGCCTGCGCGAGGTGGACGAGGCCCAGCTTTACATCGTTCAGGCGGCCAAGGACCTGGCGGCCAAAGGCGAGATCGTCATCGCCGACAGCAAGGGCGAAGACGAGTTGGTTTATTGATGGACGGCCGGGATTCACAGAGATGACAGCGGTACGCAAATTCCTGTTCGAAAACAGCTTCGACGCACCGGCCCAGCCCGAGGAACCGGCGGTCGAGGACGTGAGCGAACAGGAAGAGATCCCACCTGCCCCTCAGCACAGCGAGGAAGAGCTGGCCGAGGCCCGGCGCGAG
Encoded here:
- the fliG gene encoding flagellar motor switch protein FliG — translated: MARRIREDFSTLSGAEKAALLLIALGEDHATKVFSLMEDEEIREISQTMANLGTVSAPVVEKVFSEFTGQLSGSSTLVGNYESTERLLMKIMDKEKVDAIMEDIRGPAGRTMWDKLGNVNEQVLANYLKNEYPQTVAVVMSKVKPEQAARVLANLPEPFSMEVVMRMLRMEAVQKEVLEDVEKTLRNEFMTNLARASKRDSHEMMAEIFNCLDRNMETRFLSSLEERNRESAEKIRSLMFTFEDLVKLDSGGIQTLLRSIEKDRLATALKGGSESVRNLFFENMSERAAKIMREDMQAMGPVRLREVDEAQLYIVQAAKDLAAKGEIVIADSKGEDELVY
- the fliF gene encoding flagellar basal-body MS-ring/collar protein FliF, which produces MNTFLDTLKRLGPARLAVLGGVAAALLAFFIYLIGRMSQPDMELLYSDLQSQDSSQIVSELDAQNIPYQLSADGSSISVPASEVARMRLAMAEQGLPNGGNMGYEIFDEGESLGTSNFVQNINHVRALEGELARTIQSIGKVKSARVHLVLPQRELFSRDRNEAKASIVLALEGNGWLGKEQVRSIQQLVASSIPRMDPGSVSVIDSQGNLLASTSDDAGAGGLSGSAEERRLSMENRLAQSVQQLLERSVGIGNVRVEVSADINYDRITENSEIYDPDGQVVRSTQVVEEMMQDNEGGQDEVTVGNNLPDADLGGEAADGASSMSNRTEETTNYEISRTTRTHVQEGGDVERLSVAVLVNDVQTTNAEGETVSEPRSQEELDRLAALARSAVGFNPERGDSFEIASMQFADVMPSGGVESDSLLGMERGQLMKIAEVLVLGVIAVLVLLLIVRPLVMRLLTPEGGSSGMQGTPALAGGQQHAALTGPNLQDPNLLASPQGENYGNLPVPGQQSSEEEDEMMLNMSQVEGQIKASTIRKVSDLVDKHPQETLGIIRNWVYQER